aaaaagaaaatgatcatcaAAGACACAGGGCCCAGTATGGGAAAATCCAAAGCGAGGGTCACTGCCTACCAAAGAAATGCTAGCTGGTCAGATCCAGGGGTCAAGGTCAGATATCTTTCAGAGCAGGAACGCCTCCCCCAGGCACCCAAGCGCAGGCTGTTGCAAGACACAGTAGTAGGTGTCAATCCAGCTTGGGTTTTGCTGTTGCACAGAAACCCACAAAAAAGGCCAGAAGCAGGTGCCATGGGGCTGTGGCAGGGACTGTATCACTACCCAGAAGTTAGCTCAGGACACAGCTCTGGCAGGCCTGACTGCAAGGCAAAGCTCTGTCAGAGCTCAGCTAGTCTGAAAGCCTAGAGGGATGATGGAGACTCACAGGCAAAGGGAAAAGACTTCTACTAAGGCCTGGGGTAAAACCAACTTAAGTTGATCCTGTCTTcttgttatcttttattttctctttcacagATTCTTCACTCCTATAAACGTTAGTTTTCTGATGTGACATCTTGCCCTCCACCCCCCGCCCCAACCACTTACTGAAAAGGATTGAATGGAGGGGATCACGGAGCACAATGATTACAAGTGCTGGATGCAGCCAGAcgtgctccccaccccacccaagccCAGGCACACACTCTCGCCCACACCTGGAAGCAGGTGCTCTCACCTGAGACCCGGAGCTGGAAGTCCATGGAGTCTTCATCCACACGGCAGGTGTAGGTACCTTCATCCTGCCTGGTGACCGAGGTTGCCACCAGCCGGTGCCGTGTCCCTGTGTCCTCCTGTGAGAAGTGCCTGGAGGACTGACTGAGCTCGGTGCCATCCTTGTACCAGTGCACGCTCACGTGGGCCTCCGAGGTCTCACACTCAAACTGGGCCTGGCCCCCAGCAAACACCTCCACGCAGCCACCAGCCGCCTCCTTGTTCAGAAAATGGGTGAGCCCTGCAATGGCACAGAGGGTATCACTGGTTTGGGGGATAACTGGGCAGGGTGTACAGACCCCAGTGTTAGGAGGCCCTGACTCTGAAGTAGCCACACACCCAACCACAGGCATCCCCAGGGGATGGCTACGAGGCTGTGGGTGCTCAGAGCTTATGGTGATTCTATGGGGATTAGAAGACCTTGGGGCTTATATagtcccagcccagccctggaGCCCCCTTCAGAGAGCCTATGAGCAGGGACAGAGCCAGCCTCAGCTTGCTTACTCCCAATGATGAGGAACTCACTACCCACCAAGGTGGCCATTCCACTGTTAGAAAGTTTTTCCTGTGACTGAGATGAGGCTGTCCTGCCAACCCTGCTCCCCAACCCCTCTCCCCACAGGGTCCGCACAGCTCTGACATCCCCTCAGAGGTCAGTCCCAGTGGTTCGGGGACACAGGGCATTCCTCCATGCCACAATGAATAGACCCCGGTGAGTTAGACCCCAGTTTGGCCAGCTGATCACCTTGCACAGAAAGCTGGTAAGCGATGCGGTCCCCGCGGCTGAGGCACTCGTACAGGCCTGCGTCATCTCGTGCCACATCTCGCACCAGCAGCACCCGCTGCCCAGCCGATGCCTGCACTTCGTACTTGGGGCCTGGAGGCAGCGCCCGGCCGTCCTTCAGCCACGTCACAGCTGCCGCCTGGTCCGACAGCTCAGCCAGGAGCTGTGCCTCCTCGTGCAGCCGTGCCGACACCTTCTGCGCTGTGGCTGGTGGCGGCTTGCTAATGGTTGGTGCCAGGGCTGCTGGGGGACCGTGGGCAGTGGGGGCCAAGGGAAAGGGGACCATCAGCACAGAAGGACAGAGTTAGAGAAAAGCAGGGCAGAGGGGGCCATGGGCAGAGAGGATCAGACAGAGACGGGGCCGCCATGAGCAGAGAACAGAATTcacaaagacaaagagatgggAAGAGACAAAGCAAGAGTAGGACAGAGAcccagaatggaaagaaaaagtgattagagagaaagagaaagagaaagagacaaaatcaGGGTAGACAGAAAGCCCAGGGAGAGAGAAATGTAAAGGAGAGGCACATTGGAAAAGTAAAGGGGGACAGGGAAAAATGGAGGAGAGGCAGAACCATGAGAGATGAGGGGGTGTGAGAAACCAAGGATGGTATAGGGTGGGAGTGAGGGGAGAAACCAGGGGATGCATGCAGAGAAggcgagagagagagacagagaaggggtGTAGAAAGAGGAGAGGGAGGCCAAGACAGAGAACACAAATGtataagagaagaaaaggagacgagatggggagtggggagcagggagcagggaatCGTGTGGGAGGAGGTAGGACAGACAGTGAGAGGAGAAAGAAGCAGACAcaggagaaaatatggagaaagataCAACCAAGAAagtaagggagagagggagagggagggtagagaagagaagagagaaatgttcAGAAGGGAGGAGGAGTGGAAGGCAGACAGTTGGGGACAGTGCCATCGGGAGTACCCTGAGCAGCTACCAAGGCTTGGACCCCACCCCACAACCCACATGGAGCTCCAGCCAGGCCTGGGAGTGAacacccctccctgccctgccctgccctgccctgccccaagGAATCATCCTGGGCAGAGCCCCAGCAGCCTGCCTGCTGGCCAAGCAGGGAGAAGCTGCAGGGCAAAGGACAGCTCTGGGGATGGGGGACAGAGGAGGTTGACATGGGACCTGGCTGCTGGGACCCACCACGGGGCTCCCTCTGAGTAGGCACAGAGCTCCCAGTGCCCAAGGATATTACCGTGCTCCCCAGGGAATGTTCGGAACAGGGTGGGCTCAGCTCACAGTCCCTGGGATGGGGGTTCTGAAGGGCAGGATACCTCCCAGTAGGTATCTCAGGCAGGGGAGGCTGGATGTGCTTTTCCCCATCACCTTGCCTCAGCCCACTCTTCTGCCCCCAGCCAGGCACAGAGCCCTCCAGGGACCAGAGCTGTGACCATTACCTCTGAGAGGCAGGTCCTCTGTGCTTTCTTTCCATTCTGGGTCTCTGTCCTATTCTTGCTTTGTCTCTCCCCATCTCTCTGCCTTGGGACCACGCCACCAACCCTGTACAACcccagggaagaaggaagggtcACACCCGGGAGCACCCCTACCTCGGACCTCCATGCGGATGCTGCTCTCGATGCCATTGGCCACAAACTTGAGCTCAGCCCCGTGCAGGCTGGCGGGCACCCGGCAGATGGTGAGTGTGTGGCAAGTACGGTCGCAGCGGATCACGTACATGCTGCTGGCCCTCAGAGCCTGCCCATCCAAGAACCACTCGCCATCTGAAGCCATGGTGAGGTCCACGGAGAAGGTCACCTCTCCGCCCTCCACGGCCTCTACTGCCTTCAGGGGTATCTTCACAGCCAGCTGAGGCACTAGGGGAggggggtggcagggaggggCATCAGGAAGGAATGAGAGTCAGGGAAGAGGGTTGGATAGGGCCCTCCCCTCCTTTTTCTCTACAACCAGGACAAAAACGCCGCCTCCTCCAGGAATCCCAATGGTCAAAGGCTCAGTGGGACTGAGGCGAAGTTCATGTTACCTGCAAGATGCCCTCAGGATTCCACAAACCCTGCTGGGGTGGGCATAGGTCCTCAGCCTGGCCCCCTGGGGTTTCGGCAGACAGATAAGCTCCTAGGGGAGCCATAGCCCTGTCTCAGGATCCCCTCTCTCTCCCACCAAGGAGTCTCCAAAAGTGGCAGGACGCTAGTGAGACCCCCTAATAAAGAGGCTCTAGGCTGTCACTCCAGCCTCACATGGAAGCTGAGCTGTGCTTCGGAGCTGAGGCGAGCTCAGGGGTGGGTGGTGCCCATGTGCCGTTACCAGGAGACTGCAGAGAACACAGCCTTTCCCAGGGCCACCTTCAAGCCCGGGCTTGGGGACCCCACTTACCCAGGTGCACGGTCCCCGGGAATTCGAGGTAGGGACTCTGGCCAAAGCTGTTCACAGCTGCCACCCGGAACTGGTAGTCGCCCTCCTCAGCCACGCCGGCCACAGTCAGCTCAGGTGTGGACACCCATTCAGCCTCGTGACACCGGCCCCAGGCGTAGGTGCCCAGTCGTTTCTTCTCCACCATGTAGCCTTCGATGGGAATGGGCCGGTCTCCAGCGGGTGGTGGGGACCAGCCGAGGGTCACAGAACTCTCTGTCTTGGTCTTCACCAAGGGGTCCGCCGGAGGGAGCATGGGGGGCTTCCTGGGAACTGGGAGGGGCAGTCCCTGGCATGAGAGCACCGTTCCCCTATCCCCGGTCCCGGGATCACCCGGGAGGGTCCCAGCACCCCCGCCCCTCCATGCTGAGCTGCTCGGGTGGGTATGGAATGGCCATGGTTCTTGTGCAGGTTGTGACACCGTGACCCCAGCCCTGGACCCACTGTGATCTCTCTGGCTGCATCAGAAAGGACAGCACACAGGCCTCAGGACAGTAGCTGTCCATGTGGCCTTGGGAAGGtccccctctgggcctcagtcccCATTGGTACATGGCAGACTTGTGCTGTGGTGTGATGGGGATATGCTGGGAGAGGCTGGCAAGGGGAGGGGACCACCAAAGGCTGGACTGACACTCACAGACCCACGTCCCCATGCCCAGGCTGCCTGTGCATCCAGGCCACGTCTGGCTTTTTGCCTTCCAAAGCATCTTCTGATTTGGTTAACAGGGCAGTGGCCACCACTCCGAACCTACAGACGCCTATTATGAATCTATAAACTACTGCCCAACCCCAGAGCCTCTTAAGAGTGCGAGAAGGTAGCAAGTAAGACCAGATGGTCCCAGCACACCAGAATGACCACGGCAGAGCTGGTCTCAGCTTCCCCCGCTCCGCCCCGCCCCCCCAGGCCTCCAGCACCATAGGGAGCCCCAGCGTAGGAAACCAGGAGGCCCTGGGGCCAGATGTCACCCGGCGGACGGAGGCAGGGATGGCCCCGAGCCCGGGAAGAAACGCCCAGTCCCAGGAACACTCCCACAGGCCCTTACCCGACACACAGAACTGGGTGGACGTCCGGCAGTCCCCCGCCACGAAGGCCACCTCGCCTGCGTCCTCCAGGCTGCAGTGGGCGATGGTCAGTGTGTGGCACGTGCCCTCGGCAGTGATGGCCACGCGACCCCCGGCCACCATTTCCTCCTGGTTCCGCAGCCAGCGGACGGGGCTGTGTGGGCTGGCCAGCTCCACGCAGAACAGAGCCATGTCCCCCGTGCGCACCGCAGTCTTGCGAGGGAGCTTCCGTGTGAGGTTGCCTGAGGGGAGCGAGAACCCAGGGCCAGCTGGTCAGACAAGCCAACGCCCCGGCCCAggccccgcacccccacccccggccgcCGGCCCTCGGCCTGCCTTGGACGGAGAGCTCGGCCACCGTGCGGCTGCCCTCGGGGGTCTCGCAGACGTAGACGGCGTCGTCGTCGGCCGTGACGTTGCGCACGGTCAGCCGGCGCTCGGTGCCCGCCTCCTCGATGCCGTACTTGGCGCTGGCCCAGAGCCGCGTGTCCTCCTTGTACCAGGTGGCCTCCGTGGCAGGCAGGGGTACCTCGCACTGGAACGTGGCCGACTCCTTCTCCCGCACCTCCAGGTCCTGGAGCCGCTTGGTGAAGGGCACGGCGGGCTCTGCGGGAGAAGAACGGTGCGGGTGTGCGGGAGCTGGGCCAGGGGACCGGGAGTGGCGCGAGGGGGCGAGGCACGGCGGAGCAGGAGGAGCATTGCAGTGGACGACAGGAAGGTCAAAGGCACCCAGAGGTCAAAGATGGCGGCAACGCAGAAGGAGGGCCCCAATAGAGTTCCAAAGATCCAAACAGTGCAAGAGAGGCGAGAGCAATGAGCAGGTGTATGGACAGGCAGGGGACAGGGAACAGAACTAAAAGGCAGCATAACTCCCACCCCAGAATTGGAGAACATGAGGAACAGTAGCAGGGGACGCCAGGAGAGAACCACCACAGAGAAAGTGCCCTCACTCAGGGTCCAGGCAGGAGGAACAGGGGAGGGGCATTCTGGGCCCCAGGGTGGAGACGTCAAATGCTGGTGGAGCTGAAGCCCTCCGAGCCCTGGGTATTCCCGATCCCATCCTCACAGGGACCCAGGAGGGATGCAGGGCTAATTTCCCcggacactgaggcacagaaagatgtAGGCACCCTACACGAGAACCCATGATTGGTAAGAACTGGAGAGGGGCTTGAGCTGCAGCGAGAGGCTGGTCTTGGGAGAGAGAATAAGGGTGTCCCAAACAAAACCTGTCCATCCATGCTGGTATCAGGAGGCATCCTCCACCCCGGGAGGTGCAGTGCCCTCCTAGACAAGTATGCGAACCTGCCCAGAACTGCCTTGGAGCCTACACTCTGGCACAACCACCAGATCCCCAACGCCTGTGGCAGCACAAAGGTTTAATCCCTGCTCCTGCCCTTCTCCCCACCTGTGCTAAGGAGTCCTCTGTCAGCATCttgtgggaggggtgggggaccTGGCTGGGTCACCCCATCGGCCTGCACAGGGCAAGCTCAGCCCCAGGGGCAAAGGTAGAGAGAGCGTTGCATGCGCCAACCATCTATCTCCTAAGTCCCTCCTGTTCTGACAGCTTGCAAGTCTGGGTCCCCTCAATACCCTAGGAGGGCCCCAAAGTTCTGCCTCCCTGGAAAGGTGCTGGTGGCCAGGTTTCCTGCAGGGGGTTCACCCTGAAATAGCATGGAAGTAATGGGTGAATCCAAAGCTCGGGTCACCCCACACAGTTTGCACGTGAACCCCAGCTTTCCAGGTTGGGACTTCCCATTGACCTCAGGCTCATGACCTCTCTGATACCCGTTCATGGGGTTGCAAGGTAGGCATGCCCGGGTGCATGTGTAAAGCACCGTACACACATCCAGGTCCAGGAGCTCCATCACCGGTCATCTATTccttattaactatagtctggcTCCTGTCATATCACACACCCCAAAGGAAATAGGGGTTTCCATGCTGTGCACGATCCAAACTTTAACCCATCTCTGGCTCTTGAAGATGAGTCAGAGAAGCTGGGAACAGAGTGTGGTAGGTAAGTGGGTGAGAAGAGCTATGCAGGTGAcaaagtggtttcctctttacTCATTGTGACTCTTGCTAAAACTATAGGACAGGCTGGGGtcctggccaccaccccacatccccaccaccacccccaagtTGCCTTCTTTCACCCTGGAAGAGTGAAAGCTGTCAAGACCTTTTCAAACTCCGAATTCCGTGACTGCCCAGGCACCTGGCAGGGAAGGGCAGCCTGGCCGAGGCTTGGAAGGAGCCTGGGTTCAGCGGCAGCGAGTCCCCTCCACTGCCCCTGCGAGGGAAGGGAGGCTCACCTCGCACCACGACCAGCACGGAGCTGTAGGTCTGGCCCACGAGGTTGGAGGCGGTACAGGTGTAGAGGCCGCGGTCCGTCTGCTTGCAGAAGAGAATCTTGAGCACGAAGTTCTCCTGCGCGTCCTCATATACCATGTGGCGCCGGCCCTCGACCACCAGCTGCCCGTCCTTCTTCCACACCGTCTCGGGCTTGGGCTCGCCGGTCACAAAGCAGCTGAGCCGTGCGTGCTTGCCCTCGGTCACCGTGCAGGTGCGGGTGCTGACGCCCGGGGGCGTCAGGGGACACTCGGTGCGCATCTGCTCGCGCCGCCGCTGCAGATGCGCTAGGAGCGCGGCGGTGGAGCCCCCCGGCGGGCCCGGTGCGCCCGCGTCCACCACGAGCGCGGCCGCCGCGCTGGCCGAACCCAGCAGGTTCTCGGCGTGCACCGTGTAGGTGCCGCCATCTTGGGGGCGCGCGGCTCGGATGCGCAGCGCGCTCGCCTCGCCGTGCGCCTCCACGCGCACCCGGTGGGCATCGGGCGCTGCGGGCTCGCCCAAGCGGCGGCCGTCCTTGGCCCAGCTCACCGCCAGCGGGGGGCTGCCCTGCACACGGCAGCGGAACGTGGCGTCGGCGCCTTCGCTTACGCGGATGGACGTGGGCCGCAGCAGGAAGTGGGGCGCCTGCTCGGCGAGGGTGGTGTCGGCGCCCACCTGCAGGCTGACTGCTGCGAAGGCCTCCCCGATGGCGTTGCGAGCGCGGCACACGTACTGTCCGCTGTCGGTGAGCGTCAGGTCCAGGATGGACAGGCGGTACAGGTCACCGTCCTCGGCCAGGCGGAAGCGCGCGCCCGCCTCGATAGGCTGCCGGTCCTTCTCCCAGCTCACCTCCGGCACCGGGTTGCCTACGATCTGGCAGCTCAGCGTGGCATCCTTGCCCACCGACACCAGGAAGGCCTTGGGCCG
This region of Tamandua tetradactyla isolate mTamTet1 chromosome 20, mTamTet1.pri, whole genome shotgun sequence genomic DNA includes:
- the LOC143664241 gene encoding obscurin-like isoform X2, encoding MALFCVELASPHSPVRWLRNQEEMVAGGRVAITAEGTCHTLTIAHCSLEDAGEVAFVAGDCRTSTQFCVSVPRKPPMLPPADPLVKTKTESSVTLGWSPPPAGDRPIPIEGYMVEKKRLGTYAWGRCHEAEWVSTPELTVAGVAEEGDYQFRVAAVNSFGQSPYLEFPGTVHLVPQLAVKIPLKAVEAVEGGEVTFSVDLTMASDGEWFLDGQALRASSMYVIRCDRTCHTLTICRVPASLHGAELKFVANGIESSIRMEVRALAPTISKPPPATAQKVSARLHEEAQLLAELSDQAAAVTWLKDGRALPPGPKYEVQASAGQRVLLVRDVARDDAGLYECLSRGDRIAYQLSVQGLTHFLNKEAAGGCVEVFAGGQAQFECETSEAHVSVHWYKDGTELSQSSRHFSQEDTGTRHRLVATSVTRQDEGTYTCRVDEDSMDFQLRVSEPKVVFAKEQPALSKVQAEVGSSATLSCKVAQAQTEVTWYKDGKKLNASSRVHIEATGLGRQLVVQQAGKADAGEYSCEAGGQKVSFHLDVTEPKVVFAKEQPARSEVQAEAGSSATLSCEVAQAQTEVTWYKDGKKLNASSRVRVEATGRGRRLVVQQAGKADAGEYSCEAGGQKVSFRLDVTEPKVMFAKEQPACSEVQAEAGSSATLSCKVAQSQTEVTWYKDGKKLNASSRVHIEATGLGRQLVVQQAGKADAGEYSCEAGGQKVSFHLDVTEPKVVFAKEQPARSEVQAEAGSSATLSCEVAQAQTEVTWYKDGKKLNASSRVRVEATGRGRRLVVQQAGKADAGEYSCEAGGQKVSFRLDVTGQLIGQTFNLLSGPCLEEVFNVGYCCAQGLNQLFIFK
- the LOC143664241 gene encoding obscurin-like isoform X4, encoding MALFCVELASPHSPVRWLRNQEEMVAGGRVAITAEGTCHTLTIAHCSLEDAGEVAFVAGDCRTSTQFCVSVPRKPPMLPPADPLVKTKTESSVTLGWSPPPAGDRPIPIEGYMVEKKRLGTYAWGRCHEAEWVSTPELTVAGVAEEGDYQFRVAAVNSFGQSPYLEFPGTVHLVPQLAVKIPLKAVEAVEGGEVTFSVDLTMASDGEWFLDGQALRASSMYVIRCDRTCHTLTICRVPASLHGAELKFVANGIESSIRMEVRAALAPTISKPPPATAQKVSARLHEEAQLLAELSDQAAAVTWLKDGRALPPGPKYEVQASAGQRVLLVRDVARDDAGLYECLSRGDRIAYQLSVQGLTHFLNKEAAGGCVEVFAGGQAQFECETSEAHVSVHWYKDGTELSQSSRHFSQEDTGTRHRLVATSVTRQDEGTYTCRVDEDSMDFQLRVSEPKVVFAKEQPARSEVQAEAGSSATLSCEVAQAQTEVTWYKDGKKLNASSRVRVEATGRGRRLVVQQAGKADAGEYSCEAGGQKVSFRLDVTEPKVMFAKEQPACSEVQAEAGSSATLSCKVAQSQTEVTWYKDGKKLNASSRVHIEATGLGRQLVVQQAGKADAGEYSCEAGGQKVSFHLDVTEPKVVFAKEQPARSEVQAEAGSSATLSCEVAQAQTEVTWYKDGKKLNASSRVRVEATGRGRRLVVQQAGKADAGEYSCEAGGQKVSFRLDVTGQLIGQTFNLLSGPCLEEVFNVGYCCAQGLNQLFIFK
- the LOC143664241 gene encoding obscurin-like isoform X3, producing the protein MALFCVELASPHSPVRWLRNQEEMVAGGRVAITAEGTCHTLTIAHCSLEDAGEVAFVAGDCRTSTQFCVSVPRKPPMLPPADPLVKTKTESSVTLGWSPPPAGDRPIPIEGYMVEKKRLGTYAWGRCHEAEWVSTPELTVAGVAEEGDYQFRVAAVNSFGQSPYLEFPGTVHLVPQLAVKIPLKAVEAVEGGEVTFSVDLTMASDGEWFLDGQALRASSMYVIRCDRTCHTLTICRVPASLHGAELKFVANGIESSIRMEVRAALAPTISKPPPATAQKVSARLHEEAQLLAELSDQAAAVTWLKDGRALPPGPKYEVQASAGQRVLLVRDVARDDAGLYECLSRGDRIAYQLSVQGLTHFLNKEAAGGCVEVFAGGQAQFECETSEAHVSVHWYKDGTELSQSSRHFSQEDTGTRHRLVATSVTRQDEGTYTCRVDEDSMDFQLRVSEPKVVFAKEQPALSKVQAEVGSSATLSCKVAQAQTEVTWYKDGKKLNASSRVHIEATGLGRQLVVQQAGKADAGEYSCEAGGQKVSFHLDVTEPKVVFAKEQPARSEVQAEAGSSATLSCEVAQAQTEVTWYKDGKKLNASSRVRVEATGRGRRLVVQQAGKADAGEYSCEAGGQKVSFRLDVTEPKVVFAKEQPARSEVQAEAGSSATLSCEVAQAQTEVTWYKDGKKLNASSRVRVEATGRGRRLVVQQAGKADAGEYSCEAGGQKVSFRLDVTGQLIGQTFNLLSGPCLEEVFNVGYCCAQGLNQLFIFK
- the LOC143664241 gene encoding obscurin-like isoform X1 produces the protein MALFCVELASPHSPVRWLRNQEEMVAGGRVAITAEGTCHTLTIAHCSLEDAGEVAFVAGDCRTSTQFCVSVPRKPPMLPPADPLVKTKTESSVTLGWSPPPAGDRPIPIEGYMVEKKRLGTYAWGRCHEAEWVSTPELTVAGVAEEGDYQFRVAAVNSFGQSPYLEFPGTVHLVPQLAVKIPLKAVEAVEGGEVTFSVDLTMASDGEWFLDGQALRASSMYVIRCDRTCHTLTICRVPASLHGAELKFVANGIESSIRMEVRAALAPTISKPPPATAQKVSARLHEEAQLLAELSDQAAAVTWLKDGRALPPGPKYEVQASAGQRVLLVRDVARDDAGLYECLSRGDRIAYQLSVQGLTHFLNKEAAGGCVEVFAGGQAQFECETSEAHVSVHWYKDGTELSQSSRHFSQEDTGTRHRLVATSVTRQDEGTYTCRVDEDSMDFQLRVSEPKVVFAKEQPALSKVQAEVGSSATLSCKVAQAQTEVTWYKDGKKLNASSRVHIEATGLGRQLVVQQAGKADAGEYSCEAGGQKVSFHLDVTEPKVVFAKEQPARSEVQAEAGSSATLSCEVAQAQTEVTWYKDGKKLNASSRVRVEATGRGRRLVVQQAGKADAGEYSCEAGGQKVSFRLDVTEPKVMFAKEQPACSEVQAEAGSSATLSCKVAQSQTEVTWYKDGKKLNASSRVHIEATGLGRQLVVQQAGKADAGEYSCEAGGQKVSFHLDVTEPKVVFAKEQPARSEVQAEAGSSATLSCEVAQAQTEVTWYKDGKKLNASSRVRVEATGRGRRLVVQQAGKADAGEYSCEAGGQKVSFRLDVTGQLIGQTFNLLSGPCLEEVFNVGYCCAQGLNQLFIFK
- the LOC143664383 gene encoding obscurin-like, with product MQVPAATMDCSPFSGAPRFLTRPKAFLVSVGKDATLSCQIVGNPVPEVSWEKDRQPIEAGARFRLAEDGDLYRLSILDLTLTDSGQYVCRARNAIGEAFAAVSLQVGADTTLAEQAPHFLLRPTSIRVSEGADATFRCRVQGSPPLAVSWAKDGRRLGEPAAPDAHRVRVEAHGEASALRIRAARPQDGGTYTVHAENLLGSASAAAALVVDAGAPGPPGGSTAALLAHLQRRREQMRTECPLTPPGVSTRTCTVTEGKHARLSCFVTGEPKPETVWKKDGQLVVEGRRHMVYEDAQENFVLKILFCKQTDRGLYTCTASNLVGQTYSSVLVVVREPAVPFTKRLQDLEVREKESATFQCEVPLPATEATWYKEDTRLWASAKYGIEEAGTERRLTVRNVTADDDAVYAGRGPAAGGGGAGPGPGRWLV